One Balaenoptera ricei isolate mBalRic1 chromosome 16, mBalRic1.hap2, whole genome shotgun sequence genomic window carries:
- the DDIT4 gene encoding DNA damage-inducible transcript 4 protein yields the protein MPSLWDRFSSSSSSSSLSRTPNPDQPPRSAWGSAAREETLGRCASLESSDCESLDSSNSGFGPEEDSSYLDGVSLPDFELLSDPEDEHLCASLMQLLQESLAQARLGSRRPARLLMPGQLVSQVGKELLRLAYSEPCGLRGALLDVCVEQGKSCHSVGQLALDPSLVPTFQLTLVLRLDSRLWPKIQGLFSSANSPFVPGFSQSLTLSTGFRVIKKKLYSSEQLLIEEC from the exons ATGCCTAGCCTTTGGGATCGCTTCTCGTCGTCCTCTTCGTCCTCGTCCTTGTCCCGAACTCCCAACCCAGATCAGCCGCCACGCTCAGCCTGGGGGTCGGCGGCCCGAGAAGAGACACTCGGCCGCTGCGCGAGCCTGGAGAGCTCGGACTGCGAGTCCCTGGACAGCAGCAACAGTGGCTTCGGGCCGGAGGAAG ATTCTTCATACCTGGATGGGGTGTCCCTGCCCGACTTCGAGCTGCTCAGCGATCCCGAGGATGAGCACCTGTGTGCCAGCCTGATGCAGCTGCTGCAGGAGAGCCTGGCCCAGGCACGGCTGGGTTCGCGGCGCCCCGCGCGCCTGCTGATGCCCGGCCAGCTGGTGAGCCAGGTGGGCAAAGAACTACTGCGCCTGGCCTACAGCGAGCCGTGCGGCCTGCGGGGGGCGCTGCTAGACGTCTGCGTAGAGCAGGGCAAGAGCTGCCACAGCGTGGGTCAACTGGCTCTCGACCCTAGCCTTGTGCCCACCTTCCAGCTGACCCTCGTGCTGCGCCTGGACTCACGCCTCTGGCCCAAGATCCAGGGGTTGTTTAGCTCTGCCAACTCTCCCTTCGTCCCTGGCTTCAGCCAGTCCCTGACGCTGAGCACGGGCTTCCGAGTAATCAAGAAGAAGCTGTACAGCTCAGAGCAGCTGCTCATTGAGGAGTGTTGA